Genomic segment of Sus scrofa isolate TJ Tabasco breed Duroc unplaced genomic scaffold, Sscrofa11.1 Contig2358, whole genome shotgun sequence:
ATGCCAATGGAGGAAAGAGTTTCATGGAAAGTCTAATCAGCaacttttttcttgactttttctccATAATATGGTGTGTAAATATGTTTCAGTATGAGTGGTTAAATGAAGCATCCAAGTATAGCTTTTATATCCTTCAGAAGTTACTTCGTTATAATAAGCAAAACCTCACAAGGTGATGAAAGTGCAATAAAGTAACCAGGTTGTACTGCACAGTGTTATCCAAGAAGTAACATAAGATACACGAAGAATCTAGAACCTCAAAACTGTACGTTTTGTAGTCTTTTACCCTTACAATGAATGATCAAacaatagaaagcaaaaaaaaaattatttaagagatAACTGAAATGCCTAGTTTTGGCCCTGGTATGAATCTTTGTTAGGATTTTAATAATTCCCAAAACTTacagcaaagaaatgaaatctgaggtcaatattttttattttgcttatgtattgaaataaaacatttggcagaataaaaaaaagctataatatatgaaatgcaaaataaatgttatataataataaatgcatAGTATTATAAAGTGGTAACACAAAATATAGGAAATGAAGCTTTAACTAGAACTGCAAAATGACAAATCAGATGTTTTTGAGTCAGAACATGTTTTGCCCTTAAAATGAATGACTCATTAGAAAGCCAAAAAATTGAACTGAAGAGATTGCAATGTCTTATTTGGGTCCtgctctaaaattttatttatgattttaatgatccccaaattttaaagcaaagaaatgaaatagaagtttatttttttaaaaaactttactTAAGATTTGAAGGAAGCATTTGGCCGAATTAAAACGTAGCTACAacataggaaatgaaaaataaatgtaatataataaaaaatccaCAACCCAGGGTAGGAGctaaaaatacttaattcatTATACATTAAATTTACGAGTTTACTAAAGGAACAGTTAGACTGTAAGTCAACAACTAAAAGGTATAAAAATTTTACTTGTCATTATGTATAAACAGACCGGGGAGCTCAGTCACTGTAAAATATGAAATGGTATTCCTTGGATCAACAAGTAAAACTCATGCATGTTGGAGGAGTCAAATATACAAGAGAGTGTTCATCACTGGATGACGGTGTCATTGAATTCTGCATTCAAATCTCTCCGACCTTGACATGTAGGGTTGGCAAAATCCAGGAGTCAATAATGAGAAACCACACTGCAATAACAACATTCATCCTTCTGGGACTGACAGAAgatcctcagctgcagcttttgcttttccttttcctctttctcacctATATATTGTGTGTAACTGGAAATCTGACCATCATCACCCTAACCTTGCTGGATCCCCACCTTAAAacccccatgtattttttcctccaaaatttctctttcttagaaaTCTCATTTACAACTGCCTGCATTCCAAGATTCCTATACAGTATATCACCTGGGGACAGAGCAATTACCTATAATGCATGTCTCACTCAAATATTTTGTACGGATCTCCTTGGGATAACTGAGTTCTTTCTCTtggcaaccatggcatatgatcgctatgtggccatctgcaaacccctgcattataTGACAATCATGAGCAACAAACTCTGCAAAACAATGGTTGTCTGCTGTTGGCTGGCAGCACTTCTGATTATCCTCCCTCCATTCAGCTTGTGTTTTCATCTGGAATTCTGTGATTCCAATCTCATCGATTATTTTGGCTGTGATGTACCTAGTCTCTTGAAGATCTCATGCTCAGACACCTGGTTGATTGAGCAGATGGTTATAGCCTGTGCTGTGCTCACTCTCATCATCACTCTTGTAGGTGTGGTTCTCTCCTACATATACATCATAAGGACGATTCTAAAATTCCC
This window contains:
- the LOC110258555 gene encoding olfactory receptor 6C68-like, with the protein product MRNHTAITTFILLGLTEDPQLQLLLFLFLFLTYILCVTGNLTIITLTLLDPHLKTPMYFFLQNFSFLEISFTTACIPRFLYSISPGDRAITYNACLTQIFCTDLLGITEFFLLATMAYDRYVAICKPLHYMTIMSNKLCKTMVVCCWLAALLIILPPFSLCFHLEFCDSNLIDYFGCDVPSLLKISCSDTWLIEQMVIACAVLTLIITLVGVVLSYIYIIRTILKFPSAQQRKKAFSTCSSHMIVVSITYGSCIFIYIKPSAKEEVNLNKGVALLLSSISPMLNPFIYTLRNKQVKLAFQDSLKKIAFLL